ATACAGCAGCTGGTATTGCTTTGCTTTTTACATTTGGGAAAATTTTCCCAATAATTGATACTACATTTGGAATAATGCTTGCAATGATGTTTCTTTCAGCTCCATATTTAATAAATTCTGCAAAAGAAGGTTTTAGAAAAGTTGATATTAAACTTGAAAATTCTGCAAGAATTCTTGGGGCAAATCCTTTTTGGACCTTTTTAAAAATCACAATTCCTAATGCAAGAAAAGATATAGTAAATGGTATGCTTTTAATGTGGGCAAGAGGACTTGGAGAATTTGGAGCAGTAGTAATTATTGCTTATCATCCTATGGTAGCACCTGTTTTAATTTATGATAGATATACAAGCTTTGGACTTAAATACTCAGCACCAGTTGCTGCTGTAATGATAATAGTATCTATTTTTATATTTATAATCATTAGAAAAATAAACAATTCTATTAAATAACTTCTATTACAAATCGAAAATTGAAAATGTACAATGAAAAAAATATCGCATTGTTAAGAAATTTTAAATTTTTTAAAAATATTCAAACTCATTAGAATTGGTATTAATGCTTTTTAACTTTTGCAAAATAGTAAAAATTTAAAATATTGTTTTTTATTATTGAATTAATATTAAATTTTAAAAATGAAAGAGAGAAAGAGAGAATTAATGAGCTTAATTATCTAACTCTTTTTTATAAGAATATAATGCCACTATTCCTACAAAAATTAATCCACCAACAATATTTCCAAGAGTTACAGGTAACTCATTATTTAATAAAAATGTTTTTATATTAAATGTTTCAAGCTCTTCAACTGGTATATGAAGTGCAGCTGCAGCTTGTTGAATATCACCACCAAATTGTGCTAAATAATGAGCTTTTGCTAATAATCCTTCACTAATTATAAACATATTAGCAACACAGTGTTCATAACCACTTGCAACGAATGCTGCAATCAAAAATGCAATTCCCCAAATTTTACCTGCACCATCTTCAGTAGCTACTGCTACCCAAATAGCCATACATACGAAAACGTTACAAAATATTCCCCTAATAAATGCTTCTGTGAAAGTTAAATGAGTTTTAACTGCTCCAAGATGAGCAAAATGTTTTAAAATTGCTTCATTATATTTCATAGGAAGTCCAGATTTATAATAAAGATATGCAATCATAACACCACCTACAAAATTGAAAATCCAAACAACTGTCCAATAAGAAATAACACCATTAAAAATGTTAACCTCTTTTCTTGCAAAAGAAACACCACTTAAAATTGAGCTTGTAAATAAATGTCCTCCAAAGAAGACTACCATCATCAATCCGGCTGAGAACGCGAAACCACCAATAAAGTTTGCAATACCTGGGGCTAAATTCTTAGCGACTCCAACCGTAGCATGAGCCCAGAAAATATCACCCATTGCAATAGCACCACCTGCCATAATAGCAAGCAAAATAACACTAATCAATGGATACTCAGTTTTATGTGCAGACATATGTGAAATTGCATGCACAGTTTCATGAGGTGCTTTAACCATTGCCATTACTACTCCTTTTTTTAAACTTACAATCTAAGTTTAATACTAATAAAAAGAAAAAAATGTCATTTGTAAGACAAATATTAAAATATAGTTAAAAAGTAAGTATGATTTAAAAATATTACATTAATAAACACAATATTTTTTAAAAATTAAATATAGAAAAACAAAAAAATATTCTTTTTAATATAAACATCAAGCTAATGATTTTTAATTTTTGCTAAATGGTAAAAATTTAAACTCTTGGTTAATGATTTATGATTTTATTTTTTATATTAAATTGAAATTAAAAAGAATCATTCAATTTATTAAAAGCTTCGTTAAGAGAGTTTAATGCCCTATTAGATACTTCAAAAGTAATTTTTCCAAGATTTTTTTCATCAACTCCTATTCCTAAAAATAAAACATTATCACAAAACTCTTTTATAAATTCAATAATAAGATAAAGGGGAATATTATGAGTAGAATATAAATAATTAGCATCTTTTTGAAGAGATAAAAATTCAGCCCCCTCTATTCCAATAACAGCATCTGCTACTACAACCAAATCAGGAGAGTATTTTTTAAGCTTAAAAACTTCGTCTTCTGGAGTATCATTTCCAAAAAATACTCTCCAACCTTCTAACTTTTCAATCATCTCTCCAAGTTTTATTGCAACACTATCATCACCTTTTAAAGGATTACCAACTACTAAAAGAGCTTTTTTCAATCTACTTTCCTTAATACAATAAACCCTTCTTTTAAATTCATTAGTAAATTTTTAAACTCACTATCTGCAAGACACTCTAATTTTTTTATATGTTCAGGAAAAATTTCTACTTCTCCATACTTAAATACATTACCTATTTTAAATTTTGCATATTCACATGAGCGTGATATTATATCTTTTAATTTTTCTTCATCAATTTCCATTACACACTCTAAAAAATCAATTTTTCCTACACTTCCATGACCTGTTGTTGTAGAAAAAACTTTTACTTGATTTAATTTTTCATTTTTTAAATCACACTTCTCAACATGTCTTCTTGTTAATTTAAAAACTTTAATCATCTCTCTCCTTTAAAACATCAAAACAAATTTTCTCTCCACTAATTCCAAGTTGGTCTTTTAAATGTCTTAAATAAACTTCATTATATAAAATAATATAACACTCAGCAAATCTAAAATCAATCTCTTCTTTTACTGCTTTAATAACTGCTTTTTTTGTATATTCTGGAATTAAAGGATTTTTTGC
This Caminibacter mediatlanticus TB-2 DNA region includes the following protein-coding sequences:
- a CDS encoding ABC transporter permease, with protein sequence MKKIFFILSIIIISFLSLPILKLIFNIPISTYLETIKDKEVISSIILTMKVSFFAVLFVLLTGLPLAYLIARYEFKGKSLIESIIDIPTMIPHTAAGIALLFTFGKIFPIIDTTFGIMLAMMFLSAPYLINSAKEGFRKVDIKLENSARILGANPFWTFLKITIPNARKDIVNGMLLMWARGLGEFGAVVIIAYHPMVAPVLIYDRYTSFGLKYSAPVAAVMIIVSIFIFIIIRKINNSIK
- a CDS encoding formate/nitrite transporter family protein; translated protein: MAMVKAPHETVHAISHMSAHKTEYPLISVILLAIMAGGAIAMGDIFWAHATVGVAKNLAPGIANFIGGFAFSAGLMMVVFFGGHLFTSSILSGVSFARKEVNIFNGVISYWTVVWIFNFVGGVMIAYLYYKSGLPMKYNEAILKHFAHLGAVKTHLTFTEAFIRGIFCNVFVCMAIWVAVATEDGAGKIWGIAFLIAAFVASGYEHCVANMFIISEGLLAKAHYLAQFGGDIQQAAAALHIPVEELETFNIKTFLLNNELPVTLGNIVGGLIFVGIVALYSYKKELDN
- a CDS encoding hydrogenase 3 maturation endopeptidase HyCI, which encodes MKKALLVVGNPLKGDDSVAIKLGEMIEKLEGWRVFFGNDTPEDEVFKLKKYSPDLVVVADAVIGIEGAEFLSLQKDANYLYSTHNIPLYLIIEFIKEFCDNVLFLGIGVDEKNLGKITFEVSNRALNSLNEAFNKLNDSF
- a CDS encoding formate hydrogenlyase maturation HycH family protein; translated protein: MIKVFKLTRRHVEKCDLKNEKLNQVKVFSTTTGHGSVGKIDFLECVMEIDEEKLKDIISRSCEYAKFKIGNVFKYGEVEIFPEHIKKLECLADSEFKNLLMNLKEGFIVLRKVD